A genomic segment from Desulfurella amilsii encodes:
- the pckA gene encoding phosphoenolpyruvate carboxykinase (ATP), translated as MIENQLKDLQITNLKKVYRNLPTPVLVEEILKRDEGVLAHLGPIVVKSGKYTGRSPKDKYIVKQNPSQQHIWWRKENQEITSEAFDNLYKKTLSYLQQKELFVMDGYAGADSRYRLPIRVISTFAWQSLFTRNMFIRELDPKKLENFEPGFTVIAAPEFKAIPEIDDTRSEVFVVLNFEKKIVLIGGSGYSGEIKKSIFSVMNYLMPLKGIMSMHASANLGKGGDVAIFFGLSGTGKTTLSSDPERFLIGDDEHGWSNDGVFNFEGGCYAKVINLSKDDEPLIYETTRKFGTILENVVVDEKSRRVDLFDDSITENTRASYPINYIPNALKEGVGPHPKNIIMLTYDAFGVLPPVSKLTTQQAMYHFISGYTAKVAGTEAGVEEPTAVFSTCFGAPFMVLPPTVYAKLLGEKIKKHSVNCWLVNTGLNGGPYGVGKRISISHTRAIIRAILNNELNDVDYEILPIFNLHIPKSCPEVPSSILNPRQSWKDKDAYDAQLKKLALAFKKNIESFGFEIDKTIIDAGPQI; from the coding sequence ATGATAGAAAATCAGCTTAAAGATTTGCAAATTACAAACCTAAAAAAGGTTTATCGCAATTTGCCAACACCAGTCTTAGTGGAAGAAATTTTAAAAAGGGATGAGGGTGTTCTCGCACATTTGGGTCCTATTGTTGTAAAAAGCGGTAAATACACAGGTAGGTCTCCTAAGGATAAGTATATAGTAAAACAAAATCCAAGCCAGCAGCATATTTGGTGGAGAAAGGAAAATCAAGAAATAACCTCAGAAGCTTTTGATAACCTATACAAAAAAACACTATCCTACCTTCAGCAAAAAGAGCTTTTTGTTATGGATGGCTATGCTGGTGCAGATTCACGCTATAGATTGCCAATAAGGGTAATATCTACATTTGCCTGGCAATCATTGTTTACAAGGAACATGTTTATAAGAGAGCTTGATCCTAAAAAATTAGAAAATTTTGAGCCTGGATTTACAGTAATTGCAGCACCTGAATTTAAAGCGATACCAGAAATTGATGACACAAGGAGTGAAGTGTTTGTGGTGCTAAATTTTGAAAAGAAAATTGTCTTGATTGGCGGAAGTGGTTATTCTGGAGAGATAAAGAAGTCAATTTTTAGTGTTATGAATTACTTGATGCCGCTAAAAGGCATAATGAGCATGCATGCCAGTGCGAACTTGGGTAAAGGGGGAGATGTAGCTATCTTTTTTGGATTATCTGGTACGGGCAAAACTACGCTCTCATCTGATCCTGAGCGATTTTTAATTGGCGATGATGAGCATGGTTGGAGTAATGATGGTGTGTTCAATTTTGAAGGTGGCTGTTATGCAAAGGTTATAAATTTATCAAAAGATGATGAGCCACTGATTTATGAAACCACAAGGAAGTTTGGCACGATATTAGAAAATGTTGTGGTAGATGAAAAATCACGCAGAGTTGATTTATTTGATGACTCTATAACAGAAAACACCAGGGCGTCTTATCCTATTAATTATATACCAAATGCACTAAAAGAAGGGGTGGGGCCTCATCCAAAAAATATCATAATGTTAACTTACGATGCATTTGGGGTTTTACCACCTGTATCAAAACTTACAACCCAGCAAGCCATGTATCATTTTATTAGTGGTTATACTGCAAAAGTAGCTGGCACAGAGGCTGGTGTTGAAGAGCCAACAGCTGTATTTTCAACATGTTTTGGAGCTCCGTTTATGGTATTACCACCTACTGTTTATGCAAAGCTATTAGGTGAAAAGATAAAAAAGCACAGTGTAAATTGCTGGCTTGTAAACACTGGTTTAAATGGCGGGCCATACGGCGTTGGAAAACGCATTAGTATTTCACATACCCGTGCTATAATTAGAGCTATTCTCAATAATGAATTAAATGATGTAGATTACGAAATATTACCAATATTTAACCTGCATATACCAAAGAGCTGCCCGGAAGTCCCATCCAGCATCCTAAACCCTAGACAAAGCTGGAAAGATAAAGATGCATACGATGCTCAATTAAAAAAGCTTGCTTTAGCTTTCAAGAAAAACATTGAATCATTTGGCTTTGAGATTGATAAGACCATTATCGATGCAGGCCCACAAATCTAG
- a CDS encoding aminopeptidase translates to MKDLKEKLFRNQKNGWFGNKEEIFEFSKEYINFLNVCKTERETVNFVKTFFSKHSKQELIFVNRNKNVALVRLGKENGMRLIASHIDSPRIDLKQNPIFEDSNLCLFHTHYYGGIKKYQWLNIPLSLHGIIVKSDLEIIEFNLGENEDDPVFVIPDLLPHLSKKVIDEKVVKEAFDADKLNLIVGSIPFSKEEKDQIKLNILKILSENYGISEEDFISAEITLTPAFKAKDAGFDRSLIAGYGQDDRICAYTSLKAFFDSKKAPQTQVVLMIDKEEIGSEGNTSAQSSFLFEIAIEILKAKKIEPTFENIISFFKTSECLSADVNGAVNPMYKEVHEKDNASYINNGVVLTKFTGHGGKYMANDANAEFVGKIRKIFNDNNAVWQTGELGKVDEGGGGTIAKYIANHNIETIDCGPALISMHSPYEISSKADLYETYKAYKAFLSY, encoded by the coding sequence ATGAAAGATTTAAAAGAAAAGCTGTTCAGAAATCAAAAGAATGGGTGGTTTGGCAATAAAGAGGAAATTTTTGAGTTTTCGAAAGAATATATCAATTTTTTGAATGTATGCAAAACAGAAAGAGAAACTGTAAATTTTGTAAAAACATTTTTTTCAAAGCATTCAAAGCAAGAACTAATTTTTGTTAATAGAAATAAAAATGTCGCGCTGGTACGACTTGGAAAAGAAAACGGTATGAGGCTTATTGCAAGTCATATTGATTCACCCCGTATAGATTTAAAGCAAAATCCGATCTTTGAAGATTCAAATTTGTGTCTGTTTCATACACACTATTACGGTGGTATAAAAAAATACCAATGGTTAAATATCCCTCTCTCGTTACATGGAATCATTGTAAAATCCGATTTAGAAATTATAGAGTTTAATCTTGGCGAGAATGAGGATGATCCTGTATTTGTAATACCTGATTTATTACCCCATCTATCTAAAAAAGTGATAGATGAAAAGGTTGTAAAAGAAGCTTTTGATGCGGACAAGCTTAATTTGATTGTAGGCTCAATACCGTTTAGTAAAGAAGAAAAAGACCAGATTAAACTCAACATCCTAAAAATATTAAGCGAAAATTATGGCATTTCTGAAGAGGATTTTATATCTGCAGAAATTACACTAACACCTGCTTTTAAAGCAAAGGATGCTGGTTTTGATAGAAGTCTTATTGCAGGGTATGGGCAAGATGATAGAATTTGTGCATATACTTCTTTAAAAGCATTTTTTGATTCAAAAAAGGCTCCACAAACACAAGTAGTTCTGATGATCGACAAAGAAGAAATTGGATCAGAAGGAAATACATCAGCGCAATCAAGCTTTTTGTTTGAAATTGCAATTGAAATCTTGAAAGCAAAAAAAATTGAACCGACATTTGAAAACATTATTTCATTTTTTAAAACTTCTGAATGTTTATCCGCTGATGTTAATGGGGCGGTTAATCCAATGTATAAAGAAGTTCACGAAAAAGACAATGCCTCATACATCAACAACGGCGTGGTTTTAACAAAATTTACAGGACACGGTGGTAAATATATGGCAAATGATGCCAATGCTGAATTTGTAGGCAAAATTAGAAAAATTTTTAATGACAACAATGCAGTATGGCAAACCGGTGAGCTGGGTAAAGTTGATGAAGGCGGTGGTGGCACCATTGCAAAATACATTGCAAATCACAATATAGAAACAATTGATTGCGGACCTGCATTAATTTCAATGCATTCTCCTTACGAAATTTCGTCTAAAGCGGATCTTTATGAGACATACAAAGCCTATAAAGCTTTTTTGAGCTACTAA
- a CDS encoding PTS sugar transporter subunit IIA has protein sequence MNFKDLINQIKDVDVNVVANDKYDLFQKISQSVALKVNVDSSIIYDLLKERELLGSTAIGNGFALPHLKLKDVKSYIGVFVLKAPIDFDSIDDITVSVIFVVLSPSDKPSLQLKTLTFLAKILKKSNVEHFLNKSPQEIKDYLKTLEEDE, from the coding sequence ATGAATTTTAAAGATCTGATAAACCAAATAAAAGATGTTGATGTTAATGTTGTGGCAAACGATAAGTATGATTTGTTTCAAAAAATCAGCCAGTCTGTGGCTTTAAAGGTCAATGTAGATAGTAGTATTATTTATGACTTATTAAAAGAAAGAGAATTATTGGGCTCTACGGCTATAGGTAATGGGTTTGCTTTACCTCATTTAAAACTTAAGGATGTAAAGTCTTATATTGGTGTTTTTGTTTTAAAAGCACCAATTGACTTTGATTCAATTGATGATATAACAGTAAGTGTGATATTTGTTGTATTATCTCCATCTGATAAGCCATCATTGCAATTGAAAACGCTTACATTCCTTGCCAAAATATTAAAAAAATCGAATGTGGAGCATTTTTTGAATAAAAGTCCGCAAGAAATAAAAGATTATCTAAAAACCTTAGAAGAAGATGAGTAA
- a CDS encoding aspartate carbamoyltransferase catalytic subunit: MHCLGLKYFNKNQVLSILEKAIYFKNNTNYTKSLQDAIVINMFFENSTRTKTSFEIAALKLGAKVVNFDYTKSSLQKGENWIDTITNLNAMHPNFFVTRHSYSGFPLYMSQFTKANIINAGDGTNEHPSQALLDLMTMYEHTKDIENLKVCIIGDIVNSRVARSHIYLAKMFNWDLSFYGPNTFLPQNFEGIKIEKNLEQATSNKDFVILLRIQLERKSGVNIPSLSEYNKFFGIKKTINAYIMHPGPVNRDVELDSCIYIDRNVLITRQVENGVYVRMAIFDFCSSN; this comes from the coding sequence ATGCATTGTTTGGGTCTTAAATACTTTAATAAAAATCAGGTGCTAAGTATTTTAGAAAAAGCTATCTACTTTAAAAATAACACAAATTATACTAAAAGCCTGCAAGATGCCATTGTTATAAATATGTTTTTTGAAAATAGCACAAGAACCAAAACATCATTTGAAATAGCTGCGCTTAAACTAGGTGCAAAGGTTGTTAACTTTGATTATACGAAGTCAAGTTTGCAAAAAGGTGAAAACTGGATAGATACAATAACAAATTTAAATGCAATGCACCCGAATTTTTTTGTGACGAGGCATTCCTATTCTGGTTTCCCTTTATATATGAGCCAGTTTACTAAAGCCAATATAATCAACGCAGGTGATGGGACAAATGAACATCCTTCTCAAGCTTTGCTTGATTTGATGACAATGTATGAGCACACAAAAGATATAGAGAATCTTAAAGTCTGTATAATAGGCGATATTGTTAATTCACGTGTAGCACGAAGTCACATATATTTAGCAAAGATGTTTAATTGGGATTTGAGTTTTTATGGCCCAAATACATTTTTGCCACAAAATTTTGAAGGAATAAAAATAGAAAAAAATCTAGAACAAGCTACATCAAATAAAGACTTTGTGATACTGTTGCGCATACAGCTTGAGCGAAAAAGCGGCGTGAACATACCTTCGCTAAGCGAATACAACAAATTTTTCGGCATCAAAAAAACAATTAATGCCTATATCATGCACCCAGGACCGGTAAACAGGGATGTTGAGTTAGATTCGTGTATTTATATAGACAGAAACGTGCTTATTACAAGGCAAGTAGAAAACGGCGTGTATGTAAGGATGGCAATATTTGATTTTTGCTCATCAAATTAG
- a CDS encoding M24 family metallopeptidase, with product MRTKTFSEVLRVKNIDIALLMQSTDIYYYTGTFANGVLIITKDNGKFLFVRRGLDRAQEETNVSVNYMNGFSDIKKFIQQQGFKVDTIGLEFDVLPANFYLKFKEIFDRSHIADVSDDIRWQRRIKEPQEIGSIAQAAKNLDCLMADAKIYLEENKREIDISAKLEYFARLRGHQGRNRMRMFNGEIFMGHVICGTSAVGFSGYMKPLTGKGMYPTYPEGASTNRIEKNKSIIVDFVFNYNGYLADQTRTFVIGDLDNQMKKGYQFCLDLINWFEDYAKVGTNAHEIYIKSLEKAKSAGYENIFMGIGKDRVSFLGHGLGLELDEYPFIAKGMDYPLEENMVFAFEPKLIFNEGAVGLENTYIVKKDGVESLTKFPKQLVQL from the coding sequence ATGAGAACAAAAACTTTCTCAGAAGTCTTGAGAGTTAAAAATATTGATATTGCTCTACTTATGCAATCAACCGATATTTATTATTATACTGGTACATTTGCAAACGGCGTACTTATTATAACAAAAGATAATGGAAAATTTTTATTTGTCAGGCGTGGTTTGGATAGAGCTCAAGAAGAGACCAACGTTAGCGTAAATTATATGAATGGTTTTTCAGACATTAAAAAATTTATTCAACAGCAAGGTTTTAAGGTTGACACAATAGGCCTTGAGTTTGATGTATTGCCTGCAAATTTTTATCTGAAATTTAAAGAAATTTTTGATAGAAGCCACATAGCAGATGTTTCAGATGATATTAGATGGCAAAGGAGAATAAAAGAACCGCAAGAGATAGGAAGTATAGCACAAGCTGCTAAAAATCTTGATTGTTTAATGGCTGATGCAAAAATATATTTAGAAGAAAACAAAAGAGAAATTGATATAAGCGCAAAATTAGAATACTTTGCACGCCTAAGGGGCCATCAAGGCAGAAACCGCATGCGAATGTTTAATGGCGAGATTTTTATGGGTCATGTTATTTGCGGTACAAGCGCTGTGGGTTTTTCTGGCTACATGAAACCTCTAACAGGCAAAGGTATGTACCCTACTTACCCAGAAGGTGCAAGCACAAATAGGATTGAGAAAAACAAGTCCATAATTGTGGATTTTGTTTTTAATTACAATGGTTATTTGGCAGATCAAACACGCACATTTGTAATTGGCGATTTAGATAATCAGATGAAAAAAGGCTACCAGTTTTGTCTTGATTTAATAAATTGGTTTGAAGATTATGCAAAAGTAGGCACAAATGCTCACGAAATATATATAAAGTCTCTTGAAAAAGCAAAAAGCGCAGGGTATGAAAATATCTTTATGGGCATTGGTAAAGATAGGGTAAGTTTTTTAGGCCACGGTTTAGGTTTGGAGTTGGATGAGTACCCATTTATTGCCAAAGGCATGGATTATCCATTAGAAGAAAATATGGTATTTGCATTTGAGCCAAAGCTTATTTTCAATGAAGGTGCAGTTGGATTAGAAAATACCTATATTGTAAAAAAAGATGGTGTAGAAAGTTTAACAAAATTTCCAAAACAATTAGTACAGTTATGA
- a CDS encoding MTH1187 family thiamine-binding protein: MAVCGITVIPIGTSSPSVSACIAKVVSLIKESSFKVMPTPIGTAIEGELEEILKLIPKVRDTIYSEGLNRVVMNVYIDERNDKQLTLKGKMESLENKLGGKV, from the coding sequence ATGGCTGTCTGTGGCATTACAGTTATACCGATTGGTACATCGTCACCAAGCGTAAGTGCCTGCATCGCAAAAGTTGTATCGCTAATAAAAGAAAGCAGTTTTAAAGTAATGCCTACACCTATTGGTACAGCAATAGAAGGTGAGTTAGAAGAAATTCTTAAGCTTATACCAAAAGTGCGAGATACAATTTATAGCGAAGGATTAAATAGGGTTGTTATGAATGTATATATTGACGAAAGAAACGACAAACAGCTAACTTTAAAAGGAAAAATGGAATCACTCGAAAATAAATTAGGAGGAAAGGTTTAA
- a CDS encoding DnaJ domain-containing protein gives MIYDFEFRKNIKQKKLYEIIAKEILNVWDAKSSQEIKKRYLVLAKKYHPDVNSSESAKKKFQDISLSYKILTQWDDLILNEKFVTISAFDIKIIKIKANIKDDKSYFERYRSIY, from the coding sequence ATGATATACGATTTTGAGTTTAGAAAAAACATTAAGCAAAAGAAACTCTATGAAATAATAGCCAAAGAAATTCTAAATGTGTGGGATGCTAAATCTTCACAGGAAATAAAAAAGAGATACCTTGTCCTAGCAAAAAAATATCACCCAGATGTTAATAGCAGTGAATCAGCCAAAAAAAAATTTCAAGATATTTCTTTGTCTTATAAAATTTTAACACAATGGGATGATTTAATTCTAAACGAAAAATTTGTTACAATAAGTGCATTTGATATAAAGATAATCAAAATAAAAGCTAACATAAAGGATGATAAATCATACTTCGAACGATACAGAAGCATTTACTAG
- the hpf gene encoding ribosome hibernation-promoting factor, HPF/YfiA family — MEFVFASKNIELTDAIKDYVVKKLSRLEKIYNILQAEIMINVEKYRHIADAKLITKQDIIKATETSRDLYASIDLLYDNLEGQLKKLKEKKSNKRKTSAINEVQSEFEGIEIIRKNIDEKPINLEEALSLAQKSLEGILVFYNSETENVNVLYKNNDGSFTLIET; from the coding sequence ATGGAATTCGTTTTTGCTTCAAAAAATATAGAACTTACAGATGCTATAAAAGATTACGTTGTAAAAAAATTGAGCAGGCTTGAAAAGATATACAATATATTGCAAGCTGAAATTATGATTAATGTTGAAAAATATAGACATATTGCCGATGCAAAATTAATCACAAAGCAAGATATTATTAAAGCCACAGAAACCTCGCGCGATCTTTATGCAAGTATTGATTTACTATATGATAACCTTGAGGGACAATTAAAAAAACTTAAAGAAAAAAAATCCAATAAAAGAAAAACTAGCGCAATAAATGAAGTTCAAAGTGAATTTGAAGGTATTGAGATTATTAGAAAAAATATTGATGAAAAGCCTATTAATTTAGAAGAAGCCCTGAGTTTAGCTCAAAAATCACTAGAAGGAATTTTGGTTTTTTACAATTCAGAAACAGAAAATGTCAATGTTTTGTACAAAAATAACGACGGTAGTTTCACGCTTATAGAAACTTAA
- a CDS encoding septal ring lytic transglycosylase RlpA family protein, with amino-acid sequence MRKFWLIVAVVFFVSFSRAFAGEATVDDILKSISNENNACQIQKGYASWYGLSDSLMQTANGSTYNSDEIFAASKTLPFGSKVLVKNLYNGKELFVKIVDRGPYIRGRILDLSRGAAKELGMIKVGVVPIKIYTLGCEYALNKLKDMNFYSNSDLASTASNATGQN; translated from the coding sequence ATGAGGAAGTTTTGGTTAATTGTAGCGGTAGTATTTTTTGTTAGTTTTTCAAGAGCTTTTGCGGGTGAAGCTACAGTTGATGACATTTTAAAATCCATTTCAAATGAAAACAATGCATGTCAAATTCAAAAAGGTTATGCCTCTTGGTATGGACTTTCAGACTCTCTTATGCAAACAGCTAATGGAAGTACATACAATAGTGATGAGATTTTTGCAGCAAGCAAGACTTTGCCATTTGGTAGCAAAGTATTAGTCAAAAATCTCTACAACGGTAAAGAGCTGTTTGTTAAAATTGTAGATCGAGGGCCTTATATAAGGGGACGCATTTTGGACTTATCAAGAGGTGCAGCAAAAGAGCTTGGTATGATTAAGGTTGGTGTCGTACCTATAAAGATTTATACATTAGGGTGCGAATATGCGCTAAACAAGCTCAAAGATATGAATTTTTACTCAAACTCTGATTTAGCTTCAACCGCATCTAATGCAACAGGGCAAAACTAA
- a CDS encoding proline--tRNA ligase has product MLFSKSAIYTIKEKPKDATIDSHELLIRGGFISQVSSGVYTYMPLGLKVIKKVSKIIEEEMDAKGAQQILMPAVQPAELWIESGRWNEYGKELLRFKDRNDRDFVVGPTHEEVVSDIVRRYVNSYKQLPINLYQIQTKFRDEIRPRFGLMRAKEFIMKDAYSFDTDPSLLDVSYEKMRDAYNRIFKRCGMNFRIVQADSGAIGGKDSEEFMVLSNVGEDEILVCDTCDYAANVEKATSMVNEKPSKEGHIEKIHTPFAKTIGEVSKFLNVEESELAKSLFFKNEKGEVFCFVILGSDTLNLTKAKNVVSSIELSALDNRELKSLGLIAGFLGPIGLDKNIRIIADTRLKDIDSAIVGANEENYHLKNVSFKKDVNAEFFDIRSAQEGEICSQCKKGKLKKYMGIEVGHIFKLGLKYSKFMNVVCLDKEGKQQYIYMGCYGIGVGRCAQACVEQNHDADGIIWPISIAPFEVEIIQLDKTEEISELCHLLYAQLKKSKIDCLFDDRDERAGVKFKDMDLIGIPISVIVGSKNFKNNEVEIRLRKTKEKKLCKIDECFNEIMNIRNLMYKELEV; this is encoded by the coding sequence ATGTTATTTTCAAAAAGTGCGATTTATACAATAAAAGAAAAACCCAAAGATGCTACAATTGATAGTCACGAATTACTCATAAGAGGTGGCTTTATCAGTCAAGTTTCAAGCGGTGTATACACATATATGCCTTTAGGTCTAAAAGTTATCAAAAAGGTATCTAAAATTATAGAAGAAGAAATGGATGCAAAAGGCGCCCAACAAATACTGATGCCAGCAGTTCAGCCAGCTGAACTTTGGATTGAATCAGGCAGATGGAATGAATACGGAAAGGAACTTTTACGCTTTAAAGATAGGAATGATAGGGATTTTGTAGTTGGGCCAACACACGAGGAAGTCGTATCGGATATTGTAAGGCGGTATGTAAATAGCTATAAGCAATTGCCTATAAACTTGTACCAAATTCAAACAAAATTTAGAGATGAAATACGCCCTCGATTTGGCTTGATGAGAGCAAAAGAGTTTATTATGAAGGATGCGTATAGTTTCGATACAGATCCTTCTTTATTGGATGTAAGTTATGAAAAAATGCGTGATGCATACAATAGGATATTTAAACGTTGCGGTATGAATTTTAGAATTGTGCAAGCAGACAGTGGGGCAATTGGTGGCAAGGATTCTGAAGAATTTATGGTGTTATCAAATGTAGGAGAAGATGAAATACTTGTATGTGATACATGTGATTATGCAGCAAATGTCGAAAAGGCTACAAGCATGGTAAATGAAAAACCATCCAAAGAAGGCCATATTGAAAAAATACACACACCATTTGCAAAAACAATTGGAGAGGTGTCTAAATTTTTAAATGTTGAGGAAAGCGAGCTTGCAAAATCACTGTTCTTTAAAAATGAAAAAGGTGAGGTTTTTTGTTTTGTAATATTAGGAAGCGATACACTAAATCTCACAAAAGCCAAAAATGTGGTTTCCAGTATAGAGCTGTCTGCTTTAGACAATAGAGAATTAAAGTCATTAGGTTTAATTGCTGGATTTTTAGGACCAATTGGTTTGGATAAAAACATTCGCATTATTGCTGATACAAGGCTAAAAGATATAGATAGTGCAATCGTAGGGGCAAACGAAGAAAACTATCACTTAAAAAATGTTTCTTTTAAAAAAGATGTAAATGCAGAATTTTTTGATATTAGAAGTGCACAAGAAGGTGAAATTTGTTCACAATGCAAAAAAGGTAAGCTTAAAAAATACATGGGCATAGAAGTGGGTCATATTTTTAAGTTAGGCTTGAAGTATTCAAAATTTATGAATGTTGTTTGCCTGGATAAAGAAGGAAAACAGCAGTACATTTACATGGGTTGCTATGGTATTGGTGTGGGCCGATGTGCGCAAGCTTGTGTTGAACAAAATCATGATGCTGATGGTATAATTTGGCCAATATCCATTGCACCATTTGAAGTTGAAATCATTCAACTTGATAAAACAGAAGAAATAAGCGAACTTTGTCATTTGCTTTATGCGCAGTTAAAAAAATCCAAAATCGACTGTTTATTTGATGATAGGGATGAAAGGGCAGGTGTAAAATTTAAAGATATGGATTTAATAGGCATACCAATAAGCGTTATTGTGGGTTCTAAAAATTTTAAAAATAATGAAGTAGAGATTAGATTAAGAAAAACGAAAGAAAAAAAATTATGCAAAATAGACGAATGTTTCAATGAAATTATGAACATAAGGAATTTAATGTATAAGGAATTGGAGGTTTAA
- a CDS encoding NifB/NifX family molybdenum-iron cluster-binding protein → MKVMMPLIGDVLSEHFGRAQRFVIYEIENGVVKDKKFYDSIEHQEGAFPAWAKSQNVDLVILCGVGPRAIEFFNSYGIDVISGVAPQEHSKTMQDYLDGTLIYTNKSVCEH, encoded by the coding sequence ATGAAGGTCATGATGCCATTAATTGGTGATGTTTTAAGTGAACACTTTGGCAGAGCTCAAAGGTTTGTAATCTACGAAATTGAAAATGGTGTTGTAAAAGATAAAAAATTTTACGACTCAATAGAGCACCAAGAAGGCGCTTTTCCTGCTTGGGCAAAGTCACAGAATGTTGATTTAGTTATACTTTGCGGTGTTGGGCCAAGAGCTATAGAGTTTTTTAACAGCTATGGTATAGATGTTATATCTGGTGTTGCACCACAGGAACACTCAAAAACCATGCAGGACTATTTAGACGGTACATTGATTTATACAAACAAATCTGTTTGCGAACATTAA
- the rapZ gene encoding RNase adapter RapZ, with protein MSKINKFVFISGLSGSGKSSALKVFEELRFFCMDNFPLQLIKKFIDIAEEGTFAVKDIAIVCDIREIDFQKYFFESVEWLKSKNINVIIVYLHANKEKLIARYQETRRQHPLTLFKQLSLMQAIEEEKSIMDGVAKISDLVIDTTDLNVNNLKNLLLAKFGDDQQLKPIVQLESFGFKYGLPAESDYIFDARFLPNPYFIESLKNTTGLDEVTYNFVLTQPHAKEFIDKIKDFLKFILPLFTQISKSYITISIGCTGGKHRSVAIVKHLEEFVRNMDYIVNTIHRDIGR; from the coding sequence ATGAGTAAAATTAACAAATTTGTATTTATTAGCGGTTTATCTGGTTCAGGCAAGAGTAGCGCTCTAAAAGTTTTTGAAGAATTAAGATTTTTTTGCATGGATAATTTTCCACTGCAATTAATCAAAAAATTTATTGACATTGCAGAAGAAGGTACTTTTGCGGTTAAAGATATAGCTATAGTTTGCGATATTAGAGAAATTGATTTTCAAAAGTATTTTTTTGAGTCAGTAGAGTGGCTTAAAAGCAAGAACATAAATGTTATAATAGTTTACCTGCATGCCAATAAAGAAAAGCTAATTGCCAGATACCAAGAAACAAGAAGGCAGCACCCCTTAACTTTATTTAAGCAACTATCCCTTATGCAAGCCATAGAAGAAGAGAAGTCAATTATGGACGGTGTTGCTAAGATATCCGATCTTGTTATAGATACAACCGATTTAAATGTTAATAACCTTAAGAATTTACTTTTAGCAAAATTTGGAGATGATCAGCAACTAAAACCGATTGTTCAGCTTGAATCGTTTGGTTTTAAGTATGGTTTACCAGCAGAAAGCGATTATATATTTGATGCAAGATTTTTACCAAACCCCTACTTTATCGAGTCACTTAAAAATACAACAGGGTTGGATGAGGTTACTTATAATTTTGTATTAACTCAACCGCATGCTAAAGAATTTATTGATAAAATTAAAGACTTTTTGAAATTTATTTTACCTCTTTTTACACAAATATCAAAGAGCTATATTACGATATCAATTGGTTGCACTGGCGGCAAGCACCGCTCGGTTGCAATTGTTAAGCATTTGGAGGAATTTGTAAGAAATATGGATTATATAGTAAATACAATTCACAGAGATATAGGAAGGTAA